In the Fusarium oxysporum f. sp. lycopersici 4287 chromosome 9, whole genome shotgun sequence genome, one interval contains:
- a CDS encoding hypothetical protein (At least one base has a quality score < 10): MMRSRQSSNYGTEIETEPFPPIEDASPRSNNTASSLRVENRPTASSSLSGRLRRVSASFEVSNPPEGFMAATGTICSSIFTRQTVPPTSSNPPVLMQQSPDAGGPSRQSTFPAINDEVPPEEKDRPSAALASRALTGEPATAAPFANGYHFPPKHSAWQSTMSGCIAFWNYFLTPLGFCVTIYGLNVVAWGGMLFLLLCNASPAMCHPSCNDINSPRRKWIEWDSQILNALFCVTGFGLAPWRFRDLWFLYQYQVQGKEIFLRRLGGIHRGWFRLPGSAELHPKIGPENVSSSPHLVSSIACPYPKDKIPDAPLTGQRAPATPIWKLGAVIWLMVWNTFFQCCLAGFMWGMNRYNRPSWATGLFVGLGCMVAAVGGIIIFIEGKKVKGIEGVPISDKDIQKLQEDREKGIWHYNNIKDKDLTEDAKKKVAKK, encoded by the exons ATGATGCGCTCCCGACAATCTTCCAATTACGGAACCGAGATCGAAACCGAACCGTTCCCACCCATCGAAGATGCATCACCACGCAGTAACAATACAGCCTCTTCTTTGCGCGTTGAGAATCGTCCAACCGCCTCATCATCGCTAAGCGGTCGACTTCGTCGCGTCTCCGCAAGCTTCGAAGTGTCTAACCCCCCCGAGGGCTTCATGGCCGCAACAGGAACCATCTGTTCATCCATCTTCACACGCCAAACTGTGCCGCCTACTTCCTCGAACCCTCCAGTACTGATGCAACAAAGCCCCGATGCTGGAGGTCCTTCGAGACAGAGCACATTTCCTGCCATTAATGATGAGGTGCCTCCTGAAGAAAAGGATCGCCCGAGCGCGGCATTGGCGAGCCGGGCTCTCACGGGAGAACCAGCTACTGCTGCCCCTTTCGCTAATGGATACCATTTCCCTCCTAAGCACTCCGCTTGGCAATCGACAATGTCTGGCTGTATCGCGTTCTGGAACTATTTCTTGACGCCTCTGGGCTTCTGCGTTACGATCTATGGCCTGAATGTTGTTGCTTGGGGAGGCATGCTCTTCCTGCTCCTCTG CAATGCCTCCCCTGCCATGTGCCACCCGTCTTGCAATGATATCAACTCGCCCAGGCGAAAATGGATTGAATGGGACTCGCAGATCCTCAACGCTCTCTTCTGCGTTACAGGTTTTGGGCTTGCTCCCTGGCGATTCCGCGACCTTTGGTTCTTATATCAATACCAAGTGCAAGGGAAGGAGATATTCCTCCGGCGGCTGGGTGGAATTCACCGAGGCTGGTTCCGACTCCCTGGCTCCGCAGAGCTCCACCCTAAGATAGGGCCGGAAAACGTGTCAAGCTCACCTCACCTCGTCTCGTCTATAGCCTGTCCATATCCCAAGGATAAGATTCCCGACGCCCCCCTGACCGGTCAACGCGCACCGGCCACGCCAATTTGGAAGTTGGGCGCCGTAATCTGGCTGATGGTCTGGAATACCTTCTTTCAGTGTTGTCTCGCCGGCTTCATGTGGGGAATGAACAGATATAACCGGCCCAGCTGGGCGACCGGGCTCTTTGTCGGCCTCGGGTGTATGGTTGCCGCTGTCGGGGGAATCATTATATTCATTGAAGGAAAGAAGGTCAAGGGCATCGAGGGAGTCCCCATCAGCGACAAGGATATCCAGAAACTTCAAGAGGACCGAGAGAAGGGAATTTGGCATTATAATaacatcaaggacaaggatTTAACAGAAGATGCAAAAAAGAAGGTAGCCAAAAAATGA
- a CDS encoding hypothetical protein (At least one base has a quality score < 10) gives MALNRIKSHGPGHVAIDDVNIGNGPSSDVISDGRVRIQFHDNPQALATWCDRFQGSFAGELPGVEHLEPSKPRRTNSIAFLPDVEKPTCGPRLNIAIHIVGSRGDVQPFIPIAQILMKPPHGHRIRICTHPVFKDFVEAQGVEFFSIRGDPEALMAYMVKNPGLIPSRESFKGGEVGKRRREMAEIINGAWRSCIEAGDGMGEGVTAANVQCAEDLFIADVIIANPPSMAHIHCAEKLSIPLHMVFTMPWSPTKAFPHPLAAMSYGDADARVANYLSFMMTELLTWQGLGDLINKFRTQTLHLDPVSPMWGYQLLSRLRVPYSYLWSESLLPKPFDWPSHLNITGFSFLPLAHSYTPPPDLVEFLETGPIPIYVGFGSIVVDDPQALTQLIFQAIEIAGVRAIVSKGWGGVGAGGDVPDGVYLIGNCPHDWLFQRVSVVVHHGGAGTTAAGIAAGQPTVIIPFFGDQPFWSQMVARAGAGPTSVPFKELTAEILAESITLALQPEVQEVAQEMAGHIAEEDGAVQAAMDITDRLEVDKLRCDICPERLATWLHRKTGAHLSGFTASCLVDQGLIQPADLKLLRHKHWYVDEGAEEPITGVIAAASGFVAAVGTATSDYLQRLKSPAPPRPSRRRLSSKSHFTPTEEHQAHDGILRPVIGPAALTTMEMENIAIRLATKSLRNGDPTIAASNIVPSIRNRHKASWRAHEEGKNGRAYYVIRATGRYACDLAKAGAKAPVALIYNVANGFHNAPSHGFAGIEVRRRDEITGLGSGLKTAGKEFTLGIWEAFSGLVTKPYNDTKQRGARGLGKGMLRGGLGFISNLGSAIFGLPGYTLKGIEKELAKHHLTKLKAEVLLIRLRQGINDWREAPVEERQEAVRRWNALVSK, from the exons ATGGCACTCAACCGCATCAAATCTCACGGGCCAGGCCATGTCGCGATTGACGACGTGAATATCGGCAACGGGCCATCAAGCGACGTCATAAGCGACGGACGCGTACGGATCCAGTTCCACGACAACCCGCAGGCTCTGGCGACATGGTGCGACCGATTCCAGGGGTCCTTTGCCGGCGAGCTGCCAGGCGTTGAACATCTGGAGCCTTCGAAGCCGCGAAGGACGAACAGCATCGCGTTTCTGCCAGACGTCGAGAAGCCAACCTGCGGCCCGCGTCTTAACATCGCCATCCATATCGTTGGGTCAAGAGGCGACGTCCAGCCATTCATTCCTATCGCTCAAATACTCATGAAGCCACCGCACGGCCATCGCATCAGAATCTGCACCCACCCCGTCTTTAAGGATTTTGTCGAGGCACAAGGCGTCGAGTTCTTCAGCATTCGCGGCGATCCAGAAGCTCTGATGGCATATATGGTCAAGAACCCTGGCTTAATCCCTAGCCGGGAAAGCTTTAAAGGAGGGGAGGTGGGCAAGAGGAGACGAGAGATGGCGGAGATTATCAATGGCGCCTGGCGGAGCTGTAtcgaggctggtgatggAATGGGAGAAGGAGTAACGGCGGCTAATGTCCAATGTGCAGAGGACCTTTTTATCGCAGATGTTATCATAGCTAATCCGCCATCCATGGCTCACATTCACTGCGCGGAGAAGTTGAGCATTCCGCTACATATGGTCTTCACCATGCCTTGGTCACCAACGAAGGCATTCCCTCATCCCTTGGCTGCGATGAGTTACGGAGATGCTGATGCAAGAGTGGCCAACTACCTCTCTTTCATGATGACAGAGTTGCTGACTTGGCAAGG CCTCGGAGACTTGATCAACAAGTTTCGCACCCAAACGCTACACCTCGACCCGGTCAGCCCAATGTGGGGGTATCAGCTACTCTCGAGGCTACGAGTCCCATATAGTTACCTCTGGTCTGAGTCTCTGCTACCTAAGCCATTCGACTGGCCTTCTCATCTTAACATCACAGGGTTTTCCTTTCTACCCCTCGCACATTCGTACACGCCTCCTCCAGACTTGGTCGAATTTCTCGAGACTGGTCCAATTCCAATCTATGTTGGATTCGGCTCTATTGTTGTGGACGATCCGCAAGCTCTCACTCAACTCATCTTTCAGGCCATCGAGATTGCCGGTGTTCGTGCCATCGTGTCAAAAGGCTGGGGGGGTGTTGGTGCGGGAGGTGACGTCCCTGACGGTGTGTATCTCATCGGCAATTGCCCACATGACTGGCTTTTTCAGCGCGTTTCTGTGGTTGTGCACCATGGCGGTGCAGGTACGACGGCAGCTGGCATCGCCGCTGGTCAACCGACAGTAATCATTCCTTTCTTCGGTGACCAACCTTTCTGGAGCCAAATGGTGGCAAGGGCTGGTGCCGGTCCGACATCCGTACCATTCAAGGAGTTGACAGCGGAGATTCTAGCAGAGAGTATTACCTTAGCACTGCAACCAGAAGTTCAGGAGGTGGCACAAGAGATGGCAGGGCATATTGCAGAAGAGGATGGAGCGGTCCAAGCGGCTATGGATATCACTGATCGCTTGGAAGTGGACAAGCTGCGCTGCGATATCTGCCCAGAGAGGCTCGCAACCTGGCTTCACAGGAAAACGGGAGCCCATCTCAGCGGTTTCACGGCTTCCTGTCTTGTTGACCAAGGGTTGATTCAACCAGCAGACCTCAAGTTACTTCGTCATAAGCACTGGTATGTGGATGAAGGCGCCGAGGAGCCCATCACCGGCGTCATAGCTGCAGCCTCGGGCTTTGTCGCCGCCGTGGGTACCGCAACATCTGACTACTTGCAACGGTTGAAAAGTCCGGCTCCACCGAGGCCGTCAAGGAGACGCTTGAGTTCAAAAAGTCACTTCACTCCTACAGAAGAACACCAAGCTCATGACGGCATCTTGAGACCTGTCATCGGACCGGCTGCCCTAACGACTATGGAGATGGAGAACATCGCAATAAGGTTGGCTACTAAGTCACTTCGTAACGGTGATCCGACTATAGCGGCCTCTAACATAGTACCTTCTATCCGCAACAGGCACAAGGCCTCGTGGCGAGCTCATGAAGAAGGCAAAAACGGCCGCGCTTACTACGTCATCCGTGCCACCGGAAGATATGCATGCGACTTGGCCAAGGCCGGCGCCAAAGCTCCCGTGGCACTCATCTATAACGTCGCCAACGGGTTTCACAACGCCCCATCACATGGGTTTGCTGGCATAGAGGTGCGACGGCGCGATGAGATCACGGGACTTGGAAGCGGACTTAAGACAGCTGGGAAGGAGTTCACGTTAGGGATTTGGGAAGCCTTCAGTGGACTGGTTACAAAGCCTTATAACGATACCAAGCAACGAGGCGCAAGGGGCTTAGGTAAGGGTATGTTGCGCGGTGGTCTAGGATTCATCAGTAATTTGGGCTCCG CAATCTTTGGGCTGCCAGGTTACACACTTAAAGGCATCGAGAAAGAACTAGCGAAGCATCACCTTACAAAGCTAAAAGCAGAGGTTCTGTTGATCCGGCTGAGACAGGGTATTAATGACTGGCGGGAGGCTCCCGTAGAGGAGAGGCAAGAGGCTGTGCGGAGGTGGAATGCTTTAGTTTCTAAGTAA